Within Gilvibacter sp. SZ-19, the genomic segment CTGTTGGGGACCACCTTGGCCGGTGTGTATGATCCAGTACCCTTGATATAAGCTCGCATAAAATCTGAAAAAATTATAAGCTCTAAAAGTGGGCATTTTAGAACATGCGGCAAGGGCAATTGCCAAGAAAATGCAAAGGATTATCAATCTTGCAATAAGACTGTGAGTTTTTAAAAAATATGTTATGAAAAAGAAGAATTAAGCCAATAAATTGAAAATCTTTCAATGTAATATTCGCAACGAAATCGTTTTAGTAGGTAAAGAATTCGCAATTTCACTGTTAATTCTTTAAAGAAAAGCTCAAAACAAGCTTACGGTAACCATTTTTTATCAAAGTTAGGCTTGCGTTTTTCTAAGAAAGCATCACGACCTTCTTTAGCCTCTTCTGTCATATAGGCCAAACGCGTGGCTTCGCCAGCAAATACTTGTTGCCCAACCATACCGTCGTCTGTAAGGTTCATCGCAAATTTGAGCATCTTAATTGAGGTTGGCGATTTGGCCAAGATCTCTTGTGCCCACTCAAAGGCGGTGTCCTCTAATTCATCATGAGGAACAACAGCATTGACCATTCCCATTTGAAAGGCCTCGTCCGCAGAATAATTTCGACCCAAGAAAAAGATCTCTCGCGCTTTCTTCTGCCCGACCATCTTAGCTAAATACGCCGATCCGTAACCGCCGTCAAAGCTGGTCACGTCTGCATCGGTCTGTTTAAAAATAGCGTGTTCTTTACTGGCCAAGGTCATATCACATACCACATGTAGGCTGTGACCACCTCCAACTGCCCAACCCGGAACAACGGCAATTACCGCCTTAGGCATAAAACGAATAAGGCGTTGAACCTCTAAGATGTTCAAGCGATGATAGCCATCTTCTCCAACATAACCTTGATGTCCTCGGGCTTTCTGATCTCCTCCACTACAAAAACTATAAACACCATCTTTAGGAGACGGACCTTCTGCACTGAGCAATACCACTCCAATGGATGTATCTTCTTGCGCATCGTGAAAGGCATCCAATAACTCGCTTGTCGTTTTTGGGCGAAACGCATTTCGAACTTCAGGGCGGTTAAAGGCAATACGCGCTACGCCATCGCACTTTTTATAGGTGATATCGGTATAGGTTTTGGCTGTGATCCAATTTGCTTTAGACATATTCACTATTTTCGTGTAAAAATAAGGCTTTTTATGGGAGCTTTTCTAAATCATCCACTGCTATGAACCGTATATTTTTCGCTATTGTTTTTGCCTTTAGTTTCCTATTCAATGGACATGCGCAAGAACCTTATCAATTCACTACCGTAATTGACCTGGAGACAACTCCGGTTATTAGCCAAGGCATCACAGGAACTTGTTGGAGTTTCTCTACCTCTTCCTTTCTAGAATCTGAGATCATGAGAATAAGTGGCAAGAACATCGATCTGTCAGAGATGTACAATGTGCGAAATACCTATCCTAAAAAAGCTTGGAATTACGTGATGCGACAAGGCAAAGCGCAATTCAGTGAAGGCGGCTTAGCGCACGACGTGATCAATTCCATAAAAGATCATGGCTTAGTTCCGAATCAAGTCTATACAGGTCTTGAAGCTGGAGCAGACAAACACAATCATGCCGAAATGGTCGCGGTGATAAAGGCCATGTTAGATACCTATATTGAAAACCCAGGGCGCGAACTAAGCCCAAATTGGCAGTTGGCTGTTAGCAAGGTCTTGGATGTATATCTCGGTGAGGTCCCTCAGCAGTTCAAGTACGAAGGAAAACACTACGATCCGCAGTCATTTTTAGCGATGACAGGTCTAGATCCGAACGATTATGTAAGCATTACATCTTTT encodes:
- a CDS encoding 1,4-dihydroxy-2-naphthoyl-CoA synthase codes for the protein MSKANWITAKTYTDITYKKCDGVARIAFNRPEVRNAFRPKTTSELLDAFHDAQEDTSIGVVLLSAEGPSPKDGVYSFCSGGDQKARGHQGYVGEDGYHRLNILEVQRLIRFMPKAVIAVVPGWAVGGGHSLHVVCDMTLASKEHAIFKQTDADVTSFDGGYGSAYLAKMVGQKKAREIFFLGRNYSADEAFQMGMVNAVVPHDELEDTAFEWAQEILAKSPTSIKMLKFAMNLTDDGMVGQQVFAGEATRLAYMTEEAKEGRDAFLEKRKPNFDKKWLP
- a CDS encoding aminopeptidase C, with amino-acid sequence MNRIFFAIVFAFSFLFNGHAQEPYQFTTVIDLETTPVISQGITGTCWSFSTSSFLESEIMRISGKNIDLSEMYNVRNTYPKKAWNYVMRQGKAQFSEGGLAHDVINSIKDHGLVPNQVYTGLEAGADKHNHAEMVAVIKAMLDTYIENPGRELSPNWQLAVSKVLDVYLGEVPQQFKYEGKHYDPQSFLAMTGLDPNDYVSITSFAHLPYYKQSILNIPDNFSNGSFYNLPLDEFMEVIDQALAKGYTISLDCDVSERGFSSKNGVAIVPEDSSLTPKAWTAIYPELEIDQDLRQARFESYSTTDDHLMHITGLVKDQQGNRYYKVKNSWGTAEDRTAFGGYVYFSESYMRLKSISLMIHRDALPKSIAKKLMF